In Achromobacter spanius, the following proteins share a genomic window:
- a CDS encoding ANTAR domain-containing response regulator, translating into MLKVMLLNDGEGRAASLRQTLAAAGVHVVSEVAPGTDLATAIAQAAPDVVLIDSDAPGRDTLENVCVASAHSDRPVVMFTDDGNRDTIRTALRAGVAAYVVGDVPATRIEPLLTVAIERFAMEKSRREELRDAQLRLAERQWVEKAKGILMKTRSIPEEEAHRLLRDRAMQSQKRLGEVAREVVEMSQWLGSA; encoded by the coding sequence ATGCTGAAGGTCATGCTGCTGAATGATGGCGAGGGACGCGCGGCGTCGCTGCGGCAAACGCTTGCCGCGGCGGGCGTACACGTGGTCTCGGAAGTGGCGCCCGGCACCGACCTGGCCACTGCCATCGCCCAGGCGGCCCCGGACGTGGTGCTGATCGACAGCGACGCCCCCGGGCGCGACACCTTGGAAAACGTCTGTGTGGCCAGCGCACACAGCGACCGGCCGGTGGTCATGTTCACCGACGACGGCAACCGCGACACCATCCGCACCGCGTTGCGCGCGGGCGTGGCGGCTTATGTGGTGGGCGACGTGCCGGCAACCCGCATCGAACCCTTGTTGACGGTGGCGATTGAACGCTTCGCCATGGAAAAGTCGCGGCGCGAGGAACTGCGCGACGCGCAACTGCGGCTGGCCGAGCGCCAGTGGGTGGAAAAGGCCAAGGGCATCCTGATGAAGACGCGCTCGATTCCGGAAGAGGAAGCCCACCGGCTGTTGCGTGACCGCGCCATGCAAAGCCAGAAGCGGCTGGGCGAGGTGGCGCGCGAGGTCGTCGAAATGAGCCAGTGGCTGGGCAGCGCCTGA
- the cysG gene encoding siroheme synthase CysG: MKLFPIFADLKGRRVLVVGGGAVAERKTLALLEAMADVVVGAPELTPALTELAAQGRVRHLAGRFNPDWLNDVWLVVAATDDRGANAEVSDAASARRIFANVVDDPELSSFQVPSIVDRSPVIVAISSSGVAPVLARRVRERIESLFDHTLGQLAALAATYRKRIRASHPDLGARRRFYDWLLDGPVAGLLRQQQPAQAEAALTQALDAPLAPADGSVVLVGAGPGDPGLLTLKALRALNEADVILYDRLVSDDVMSLARRDAERIAVGKLPGENHHATQARIHALLVEHAQAGRRVVRLKGGDAFIFGRGGEELEYLRAHKVRFEVVPGITAALACAAYAGIPLTHREHAQSVRLITAHCREDEDNLDWPALAREKQTLAFYMGVGQLDLLTRRLLAHGRAADTPFALIENGSRPEQRVLSGTLEALPRLAAEHAIRSPALLIVGEVAGLAPRLQWFGQHIEGDGGA; encoded by the coding sequence ATGAAGCTTTTCCCGATTTTTGCTGACCTGAAGGGTCGGCGAGTGCTGGTGGTGGGCGGTGGCGCGGTGGCCGAGCGCAAGACGCTCGCGCTATTGGAAGCCATGGCCGACGTGGTCGTGGGCGCGCCGGAACTGACCCCGGCACTGACCGAGCTGGCCGCCCAGGGCCGCGTCCGCCATCTGGCCGGCCGGTTCAACCCCGACTGGCTGAACGACGTGTGGCTGGTGGTGGCCGCCACGGACGACCGCGGCGCCAATGCCGAGGTATCCGACGCCGCCAGCGCGCGACGCATTTTTGCCAATGTGGTGGACGACCCGGAACTGTCCTCGTTCCAGGTGCCCTCCATTGTCGACCGCTCGCCCGTCATCGTGGCGATCTCGTCGTCGGGCGTGGCGCCCGTGCTGGCGCGCCGCGTGCGCGAGCGCATCGAATCCCTGTTCGACCATACGCTGGGCCAACTGGCCGCGCTGGCCGCGACCTACCGCAAGCGCATCCGCGCCAGCCATCCCGACCTGGGCGCGCGCCGCCGCTTCTACGACTGGCTGCTGGACGGCCCGGTGGCGGGCCTGCTGCGCCAGCAGCAACCCGCGCAGGCCGAAGCCGCGCTGACCCAGGCTCTGGACGCGCCGCTGGCCCCGGCCGACGGCAGCGTGGTGCTGGTGGGCGCGGGGCCGGGCGACCCCGGCCTGCTGACCCTGAAGGCGCTGCGCGCCTTGAACGAAGCCGACGTCATCCTGTACGACCGCCTGGTCAGCGACGACGTGATGTCGCTGGCGCGCCGCGATGCCGAGCGCATTGCCGTGGGCAAGCTTCCCGGTGAAAACCACCACGCCACCCAGGCCCGCATCCATGCCCTGCTGGTGGAACATGCACAAGCCGGCCGCAGGGTGGTGCGCTTGAAGGGTGGCGATGCGTTCATCTTTGGCCGGGGCGGCGAAGAACTGGAGTACCTGCGCGCACACAAGGTGCGCTTCGAGGTGGTGCCGGGCATCACGGCCGCGCTGGCCTGTGCCGCCTATGCCGGCATTCCGCTGACGCACCGCGAGCATGCGCAGTCGGTGCGGCTGATCACGGCGCACTGCCGTGAAGACGAAGACAATCTGGATTGGCCGGCGCTGGCGCGTGAAAAGCAGACGCTGGCGTTCTATATGGGCGTGGGTCAGCTAGACCTGCTGACCCGCCGCCTGCTGGCTCATGGCCGTGCGGCCGACACGCCGTTCGCGCTGATCGAAAACGGCAGCCGGCCGGAACAGCGCGTGCTGTCGGGCACGCTGGAAGCCCTGCCCCGCCTGGCGGCGGAACACGCCATCCGGTCGCCCGCCCTGTTGATCGTGGGCGAAGTGGCCGGGCTGGCGCCGCGCTTGCAATGGTTTGGCCAACATATCGAGGGTGATGGCGGCGCGTAG
- the queA gene encoding tRNA preQ1(34) S-adenosylmethionine ribosyltransferase-isomerase QueA, with protein MTQSLTVSDFNYELPPELIAQTPAAQRTGSRLLHLDAAGQLHDRQFADLTDLLRPNDLLVFNDTRVIKARLAGHKITGGKVEVLVERITESDRVLAHVRASKSPGPGMVLRLAEAFEATVLGREGELFDIRFPGPVLDLLDAHGATPLPPYITHAADAGDDDRYQTVYAREPGAVAAPTAGLHFDQPTLDRLADLGIERAFVTLHVGAGTFQPVRVDNLADHIMHAEWFTVPQATVDAIAATRAKGGRVIAVGTTSVRALESAAAQTEGRTAPGLPLAAAQGDTRLFITPGYQYRVVDALVTNFHLPQSTLLMLVSALAGVEPIRRAYAHAVAQRYRFFSYGDAMFIESSAP; from the coding sequence GTGACCCAGTCCCTGACCGTTTCCGATTTCAATTACGAGCTGCCGCCCGAGCTTATCGCGCAAACGCCCGCCGCCCAGCGCACGGGCAGCCGCCTGCTGCATCTGGACGCCGCTGGCCAATTGCACGACCGCCAGTTCGCCGACCTGACCGATTTGCTGCGCCCCAACGACCTGCTGGTGTTCAACGACACCCGCGTCATCAAGGCGCGCCTGGCCGGCCACAAGATTACCGGCGGCAAGGTCGAGGTACTGGTCGAACGCATCACCGAATCCGACCGCGTCCTGGCCCACGTGCGCGCCAGCAAATCGCCCGGACCCGGCATGGTGTTGCGCCTGGCAGAGGCCTTCGAGGCCACCGTGCTGGGCCGCGAAGGCGAGCTCTTCGACATCCGCTTCCCCGGCCCCGTGCTGGACTTGCTGGACGCCCATGGCGCCACCCCGCTGCCGCCCTACATCACGCACGCGGCCGACGCGGGCGACGACGATCGCTATCAAACCGTCTATGCCCGCGAACCCGGCGCGGTCGCCGCCCCCACGGCCGGCCTGCACTTTGACCAGCCCACGCTGGACCGCCTGGCCGACCTGGGTATCGAGCGCGCTTTTGTCACGCTGCACGTCGGCGCGGGCACGTTCCAGCCGGTGCGGGTCGACAACCTGGCCGACCACATCATGCACGCCGAGTGGTTCACGGTGCCCCAGGCCACGGTGGACGCCATTGCCGCCACCCGCGCCAAGGGCGGCCGCGTCATCGCCGTGGGCACTACCAGCGTGCGCGCGCTGGAATCCGCCGCCGCGCAGACCGAAGGCCGCACGGCGCCCGGCCTGCCCCTGGCCGCCGCCCAGGGCGACACCCGCCTGTTCATCACGCCTGGCTACCAGTACCGCGTCGTGGACGCCCTGGTCACCAACTTCCACCTTCCCCAGTCGACCCTGCTGATGCTGGTGTCGGCGCTGGCCGGCGTTGAGCCGATCCGCCGCGCCTACGCCCACGCGGTAGCCCAGCGCTACCGTTTCTTCAGCTATGGCGACGCCATGTTTATCGAGTCTTCCGCCCCATGA
- the dacB gene encoding D-alanyl-D-alanine carboxypeptidase/D-alanyl-D-alanine endopeptidase: MTGQAKKRVGGLRQWLAGGLLALSAGSAFAQVQGLPPDVIKAWKATKLPDSSLSLVVQELGGPRMVALNAKEPRNPASVMKLVTTWAALSELGPNYVWRTEFMTAPGARPDARGVLAGPLYLRAGGDPQFLMQDLWALLRELRLRGVKQINDLIIDRSIFGQVAIDPGAFDGAPDRAYNASPDALMVGFGAQRLLFTPDAAAQKWVPLIDPPLPGLKLEGSVEWSDIRCPGPPVVTTEPLITQQGVTIRLGGKVAGSCGEFSLYRLALSQPEYATEIFRLLWKELGGTFKGQVKSGMVPGDAVVLASHDSPTLAEVIRQINKRSNNVMARTLLLTLGAERGRRPATVTSSEAVAKGALVKQGLDMPELVIDNGAGLSREARVSADSLASMLTVAWNSPVMPEYISSFAIAGVDGTVRRRLKGDGTLGMAHLKTGSLRDVRAIAGYVLGASGKRYVVVSIVNHEQAGAVRAFDDALIAWLAEQ; this comes from the coding sequence ATGACGGGACAAGCGAAGAAGCGGGTGGGCGGGCTCAGGCAATGGCTGGCCGGCGGGCTGCTGGCCTTGTCGGCAGGTTCCGCCTTTGCGCAGGTCCAGGGCTTGCCGCCAGACGTCATCAAGGCGTGGAAGGCCACCAAATTGCCCGACAGTTCGCTGTCGCTGGTGGTGCAGGAACTGGGCGGCCCGCGCATGGTGGCCCTGAACGCCAAGGAACCCCGCAACCCCGCGTCGGTGATGAAACTGGTCACCACCTGGGCCGCGCTGTCGGAGCTTGGCCCCAATTACGTCTGGCGCACTGAATTCATGACCGCGCCGGGCGCCCGGCCCGACGCGCGTGGCGTATTGGCCGGCCCCCTGTACCTGCGGGCGGGCGGCGACCCCCAATTCCTGATGCAAGACCTATGGGCCCTGTTGCGCGAATTGCGGCTGCGCGGGGTCAAGCAGATCAATGACTTGATCATCGACCGCAGCATCTTCGGCCAGGTCGCCATCGACCCCGGCGCCTTTGACGGCGCGCCCGACCGCGCCTATAACGCCAGCCCCGATGCGCTGATGGTGGGCTTTGGCGCGCAGCGCCTGCTGTTCACGCCGGACGCCGCCGCGCAGAAATGGGTGCCCCTGATCGACCCGCCGTTGCCCGGCTTGAAACTCGAGGGCAGCGTGGAATGGAGCGACATCCGTTGCCCCGGCCCGCCCGTGGTCACGACGGAACCGCTGATCACCCAGCAGGGCGTCACGATCCGCCTGGGCGGCAAGGTGGCGGGTTCGTGCGGGGAATTCAGCCTGTACCGTCTGGCCTTGTCGCAACCCGAATACGCCACCGAAATCTTCCGCCTGCTGTGGAAAGAGCTGGGCGGCACGTTCAAGGGGCAGGTCAAGTCCGGCATGGTGCCGGGCGACGCGGTGGTGCTGGCTTCGCACGATTCGCCGACGTTGGCCGAAGTGATCCGCCAGATCAATAAGCGCAGCAACAACGTCATGGCGCGCACGCTGCTGCTGACCCTGGGTGCCGAGCGCGGCCGCCGGCCCGCCACGGTGACCAGCAGCGAGGCCGTGGCCAAGGGCGCGCTGGTCAAGCAGGGGCTGGACATGCCTGAACTGGTCATCGACAACGGCGCGGGCCTGTCGCGCGAGGCCCGGGTGTCGGCCGACAGCCTGGCGTCGATGCTGACCGTGGCGTGGAATTCGCCGGTCATGCCGGAATACATTTCATCGTTCGCCATTGCCGGGGTGGACGGCACGGTGCGCCGCCGCCTGAAGGGCGACGGCACGCTGGGCATGGCCCACCTGAAGACGGGATCGCTGCGCGACGTGCGCGCGATCGCCGGTTACGTGCTGGGCGCCAGCGGCAAGCGCTACGTGGTGGTCAGTATCGTGAACCACGAGCAGGCGGGTGCCGTCCGCGCGTTCGACGACGCGCTCATCGCGTGGCTCGCAGAACAGTAG
- a CDS encoding ABC transporter ATP-binding protein, translating into MKKFVRIENVGQTFHTRKGDFVALRDIDLTVEQGEFITLIGHSGCGKSTLLNLIAGLTRPSRGVLLCAEREITGPGPDRAVVFQNHSLLPWLTCFQNVYLAVERVFGATEKRPQLEQRTRAALELVGLLPAQNKLPREISGGMKQRVGIARALAIEPGVLLMDEPFGALDALTRAHLQDELLKIVAKTRTTTIMVTHDVDEAVLLSDRIVMLTNGPAATIGDILSVPLPRPRDRVRLANDATYLACRASVVDFLHRRHGNPERSQAAADINAELDREAEALESPDHAVRAAA; encoded by the coding sequence ATGAAGAAATTCGTTCGCATCGAAAACGTGGGCCAGACCTTCCACACCCGCAAGGGCGACTTCGTGGCGTTGCGCGATATCGACCTGACGGTTGAGCAGGGGGAATTTATAACCCTGATCGGCCATTCCGGTTGCGGCAAATCGACCTTGTTGAATTTGATCGCGGGCTTGACCCGCCCAAGCCGTGGCGTGCTGCTGTGTGCCGAGCGCGAGATCACCGGGCCCGGCCCGGACCGCGCGGTGGTGTTCCAGAACCATTCGTTGCTGCCTTGGCTCACGTGCTTCCAGAACGTTTACCTGGCGGTGGAGCGCGTGTTCGGCGCCACGGAAAAGCGTCCGCAACTGGAGCAGCGCACGCGGGCGGCGCTTGAATTGGTGGGGCTGCTGCCGGCGCAAAACAAGCTGCCGCGCGAAATTTCAGGCGGCATGAAGCAGCGCGTGGGCATCGCGCGCGCCTTGGCCATCGAGCCGGGCGTGCTGCTCATGGACGAACCCTTCGGCGCGCTGGATGCGTTGACGCGCGCGCATCTGCAAGACGAGCTGCTGAAGATCGTGGCCAAGACGCGCACCACCACCATCATGGTCACGCACGACGTGGACGAGGCCGTGCTGCTGTCCGACCGCATCGTCATGCTGACCAACGGCCCGGCCGCCACCATAGGCGACATCCTGTCCGTGCCTTTGCCGCGCCCGCGTGACCGCGTGCGGCTGGCCAACGACGCCACGTATCTGGCCTGCCGCGCGTCGGTGGTGGACTTTCTGCATCGTCGCCATGGCAACCCGGAACGGTCGCAAGCCGCCGCTGACATCAACGCCGAGCTGGACCGCGAAGCCGAGGCCTTGGAATCCCCCGACCACGCCGTCCGGGCCGCCGCCTGA
- a CDS encoding CmpA/NrtA family ABC transporter substrate-binding protein yields MTPVTRSPSSDLAPLVDAGANASRRKWLSGTARAVAGAGLLSLVDPLVRAGAWAAGTDAPEKTEVKIGFIPLTDCASVVMASVLGIDKKYGVTITPSKEASWAAVRDKLLTGELDMAHVLYGLVYGVHLGIGGPKKDMAVLMSLNQNGQAISLSNKVLEGGARDGESLAKLMASDKREYTFAQTFPTGTHAMWLYYWLAAYGINPMKDAKVITVPPPQMVANMRVGNMDGFCVGEPWGARTIMDKIGFTAVTSQGIWQDHPEKVLGTSADFVSRNPNTARAVTAAILEAGKWIDASPANRQKTAETIAAKSYVNTDASGIVDRMLGKYQDGLGKTWTDEHAMRFYADGAANFPYLSDGMWFLTQHKRWGLLKEHPDYLAVAKQINRIDLYKQAAQAAGVALPTSETRSSTLIDGVKWDGSNPAAYADGFKVKV; encoded by the coding sequence ATGACGCCAGTAACACGTAGCCCCTCATCCGACCTTGCCCCTCTTGTCGATGCGGGCGCGAATGCCAGCCGCCGCAAGTGGTTGAGCGGCACGGCGCGCGCGGTGGCGGGCGCCGGCCTGCTGTCCTTGGTCGACCCGCTGGTGCGCGCCGGCGCCTGGGCGGCCGGCACGGACGCACCGGAAAAGACCGAGGTGAAGATCGGCTTTATTCCGCTGACCGATTGCGCATCGGTGGTGATGGCGTCGGTGCTGGGCATCGACAAGAAATACGGCGTGACCATCACGCCGTCCAAGGAAGCGTCGTGGGCTGCCGTGCGCGACAAGCTGCTGACCGGCGAGCTCGATATGGCGCACGTGCTGTATGGGCTGGTGTACGGCGTGCACCTGGGCATCGGCGGCCCCAAGAAGGACATGGCGGTCTTGATGAGCCTGAATCAGAACGGGCAGGCAATCTCGCTATCCAACAAGGTGTTGGAAGGGGGCGCGCGCGATGGCGAATCGCTGGCCAAGCTGATGGCGTCCGACAAGCGCGAATACACCTTCGCGCAGACCTTCCCGACCGGCACGCACGCCATGTGGCTGTATTACTGGCTGGCCGCCTATGGCATCAATCCAATGAAAGACGCCAAGGTCATCACCGTGCCGCCGCCGCAGATGGTGGCGAACATGCGCGTGGGCAATATGGACGGCTTCTGCGTGGGCGAGCCCTGGGGCGCGCGCACCATCATGGACAAGATCGGCTTTACCGCCGTGACCTCGCAAGGCATCTGGCAGGACCATCCCGAAAAGGTGCTGGGCACCAGCGCGGATTTTGTGTCGCGCAATCCGAACACGGCGCGCGCCGTCACCGCCGCCATCCTAGAGGCCGGCAAGTGGATCGACGCCTCGCCTGCCAACCGCCAGAAGACGGCCGAAACCATCGCCGCCAAATCCTATGTGAACACGGACGCCAGCGGCATCGTGGACCGCATGCTGGGGAAGTACCAGGACGGCCTGGGCAAGACCTGGACCGACGAGCACGCCATGCGCTTCTACGCCGACGGGGCGGCCAACTTTCCGTACCTGAGCGACGGCATGTGGTTCCTGACGCAGCACAAGCGGTGGGGCCTCTTGAAAGAGCACCCCGACTACCTGGCGGTGGCCAAGCAGATCAACCGCATCGACCTCTACAAGCAGGCCGCGCAAGCCGCGGGTGTGGCCTTGCCCACCAGCGAAACGCGCAGCTCGACGCTGATCGACGGGGTGAAGTGGGACGGCAGCAACCCGGCGGCCTATGCCGACGGATTCAAGGTCAAGGTCTGA
- the ntrB gene encoding nitrate ABC transporter permease — MTTTVTTEGRGEAFVAAGREKLESALKAVAGPVAGFALFVLMWQVIAMQIPELPTPGVTWHAAVTLFSDPFYDNGPNDKGIGWNLVASLERVAIGFGLAAVIGIPAGFAIGRYAAINAMFSPIVSLLRPVSPLAWLPLGLLLFKAANPAAIWAIFICSIWPMIINTAVGVSRVPQDYLNVARVLNLSEWKLTTKVLLPAVLPYVLTGVRLSIGTAWLVIVAAEMLTGGTGIGFWLWDEWNNLKVEHIVIAIFVIGIVGLLLETLLVALARRFTYTEE; from the coding sequence ATGACTACTACCGTAACGACTGAGGGCCGGGGTGAGGCGTTTGTCGCCGCTGGCCGCGAGAAACTGGAATCGGCGCTCAAAGCAGTGGCCGGACCGGTGGCCGGCTTCGCATTGTTTGTGCTGATGTGGCAGGTGATCGCGATGCAGATTCCAGAGCTCCCCACGCCGGGGGTGACCTGGCATGCCGCCGTGACGCTGTTTTCCGACCCGTTCTACGACAACGGCCCCAACGACAAGGGCATCGGCTGGAACCTGGTGGCCTCGCTGGAGCGCGTGGCCATCGGCTTTGGCCTGGCGGCGGTGATCGGCATTCCGGCGGGCTTCGCCATCGGCCGCTACGCCGCCATCAACGCCATGTTTTCACCCATCGTCAGCCTGTTGCGTCCGGTGTCGCCGCTGGCCTGGCTGCCGCTGGGATTGCTGCTGTTCAAGGCCGCCAACCCCGCCGCGATCTGGGCGATTTTCATCTGTTCGATCTGGCCGATGATCATCAACACCGCCGTGGGCGTGTCGCGCGTGCCGCAGGACTACTTGAACGTGGCGCGGGTGCTGAACCTGTCCGAATGGAAGCTGACCACGAAAGTGCTGCTGCCGGCCGTGCTGCCCTATGTGTTGACCGGCGTGCGCCTGTCCATCGGCACCGCCTGGCTGGTGATCGTGGCGGCGGAAATGCTGACCGGGGGCACGGGTATCGGCTTCTGGCTGTGGGATGAATGGAACAACCTGAAGGTCGAGCACATCGTCATCGCCATTTTTGTGATCGGCATTGTGGGCTTGCTGTTGGAAACCCTGCTGGTGGCCCTGGCTCGCCGCTTTACCTACACCGAGGAATAG
- the upp gene encoding uracil phosphoribosyltransferase, translating to MPVHEIRHPLIRHKLGIMRRADLSTKSFRELSQEVGALLTYEASKDLPLAPATVQGWCGEVQVEKIAGKKVTVVPILRAGIGMLDGVLSLIPGAKVSVVGVARNEETLEAHTYLERLVGELDQRLALIVDPMLATGGSMVAAIDLLKRAGCKEIRALVLVAAPVGIDTVLAKHPDVHIYTASIDDGLNEHGYIMPGLGDAGDRIFGTTQKAV from the coding sequence ATGCCCGTGCACGAAATCCGCCATCCGCTGATCCGCCACAAGCTCGGGATCATGCGTCGCGCCGACCTCAGCACCAAGAGCTTCCGGGAGTTGTCGCAGGAAGTGGGCGCGTTGCTCACGTACGAAGCGTCCAAGGACCTGCCGCTGGCGCCCGCCACCGTGCAGGGCTGGTGTGGTGAGGTTCAGGTTGAGAAAATCGCCGGCAAGAAAGTCACGGTGGTGCCCATCTTGCGCGCCGGCATCGGCATGCTGGATGGCGTGCTCAGCTTGATTCCCGGCGCCAAGGTCAGCGTGGTGGGCGTGGCCCGCAACGAAGAAACGCTGGAAGCCCATACGTACCTGGAACGCCTGGTCGGTGAACTGGACCAGCGCCTGGCGCTGATCGTCGACCCCATGCTGGCAACCGGCGGCTCGATGGTGGCCGCGATTGATCTGCTCAAGCGCGCCGGCTGCAAGGAAATCCGCGCCCTGGTGCTGGTGGCCGCGCCCGTCGGCATCGACACCGTGCTGGCCAAGCACCCCGACGTGCATATCTACACGGCGTCCATCGATGATGGCCTGAACGAACACGGCTACATCATGCCGGGCCTGGGCGACGCGGGCGACCGCATTTTCGGCACGACGCAAAAGGCGGTTTGA